A window of Herpetosiphonaceae bacterium genomic DNA:
ATCTTAAAATCGCCCGTATCCTGCCTGCTTCACCGTCCGATCAGCCGGGAGCACCAGCTATGTCAACACAAACACAGTTCGCGCTGCAACGTCTTGGGCAACTGTTCGTCGTGCCGATGATGAACATCACCTTTACGATCATGTGGATGGCAACCAGGCTTGGCTTTCGCCGCGCGGTGCTGGAGCTGCTGGGCAGCCAGATGCAATCGCGGCGGATCAAGCAGCGCGCCTTCCAGAGCTACCAGCCGACGAAGCGCGACCTGTTCGTCTGCACCTACTCGAAGAGCGGCACCAACTGGATGATGCAGATCGCCTATCAGATCGCGCATCACGGCCACGGCGACTACGAGCATATTCACGATGTCGTGCCATGGCCGGACGCGCCCATGCCGAGCATCGTCACGCTGGACGACGACGCGACCTATCGCGGTGCGCCAACCGGCATGCGGGTGATCAAGACGCATCTTGAGAGCGAATACGTGCCCTACAGCCCTGAGGCCGGGTACATCGTCGTGGTGCGCGACCCGAAGGAGATATTCGTATCGAGCTATTTCTTTTCGAGCGGCATGTTCTCCGACTCGGTGATGGTCCCCGTTGACGAATGGCACGCCATGTTTCTATCGGACAAGTTTCCGTACGGATCGTGGAGCGAGCATCTGGCGAGCTACTGGCCCTGGCGCAGCCGCGACAACGTGCTCTTCTTCACGTTTGCGGAGATGAAGCAGGATCTACCGGGAGTGGTGCGGCGCGTCGCCGAGTTTATGGATGTGGCGCT
This region includes:
- a CDS encoding sulfotransferase domain-containing protein; this translates as MSTQTQFALQRLGQLFVVPMMNITFTIMWMATRLGFRRAVLELLGSQMQSRRIKQRAFQSYQPTKRDLFVCTYSKSGTNWMMQIAYQIAHHGHGDYEHIHDVVPWPDAPMPSIVTLDDDATYRGAPTGMRVIKTHLESEYVPYSPEAGYIVVVRDPKEIFVSSYFFSSGMFSDSVMVPVDEWHAMFLSDKFPYGSWSEHLASYWPWRSRDNVLFFTFAEMKQDLPGVVRRVAEFMDVALSEEELALVVEKSEFSYMKRIDHKFVPHRPRLFKNMGKTVMIRKGEHGKSSELLSHEQQAQIDRYMRAELRRHGCDFPYDETYVTVDCM